The following coding sequences lie in one Primulina huaijiensis isolate GDHJ02 chromosome 2, ASM1229523v2, whole genome shotgun sequence genomic window:
- the LOC140971605 gene encoding auxin efflux carrier component 6-like isoform X2, protein MISADDFYKVMCAMAPLYFAMLLAYVSVKWCNIFSQEQCSGINRFVAVFAVPVLSFHFISQNNPYEMDTKFILADTVSKVSVLVLLSVWCIFRGKSEWLITIFSVSTLPNTLVMGIPLLRAMYGEFTQSIMVQLVVLQCIIWYTLLLFLFEYRAATILIQTQFPGGTAAAVTKFDIDNDVISLDGRNPLCTDSEIDDAGRIIRVRIRRSTSSTPPSSSVGVTPRASNLSNAEIFCINTPHEFGLGFRPFSPRISGYASSDAYSLQPTPRASSFNEMNSTATSPAAGKVSSLPSPVVKILWESPSEGSRDKDLSFRDCIKIPVEEGYDMKGEPANHEMPRAVVMLRIILIVVGRKLSRNPNTYSSVLGLLWSLISFKWKVAMPSVVKYSIKIISDAGLGMAMFSLGLFMALQPRIIACGLKMGAISMVIRFIGGPMLMSGASLAIGLKGVHLHAAIVQAALPQGIVPFVFAREYGLHPDILSTGVIFGMLISLPITILYYILLGL, encoded by the exons atgattagcGCAGATGATTTCTACAAGGTCATGTGCGCTATGGCGCCTCTCTACTTCGCAATGCTCCTGGCCTACGTATCAGTCAAATGGTGCAACATATTCTCTCAGGAGCAATGCTCAGGAATCAACCGATTCGTTGCGGTTTTCGCGGTTCCGGTTCTATCGTTTCATTTCATATCACAGAACAACCCTTACGAAATGGACACCAAGTTCATATTGGCGGACACCGTCTCTAAGGTTTCTgtgcttgttttgctgtcagtTTGGTGCATTTTTAGAGGGAAATCGGAGTGGTTGATTACTATTTTCTCGGTCTCAACTTTGCCAAATACATTGGTTATGGGGATACCTTTGCTTAGAGCCATGTACGGGGAGTTCACACAGAGCATCATGGTTCAATTGGTTGTGCTTCAATGTATTATCTG GTACACACTGCTGCTCTTCCTCTTTGAATACAGAGCTGCAACTATACTAATACAAACCCAATTCCCCGGCGGAACCGCCGCCGCCGTAACCAAATTCGACATCGACAATGACGTCATCTCTCTGGACGGCCGGAACCCACTCTGCACAGACTCCGAAATCGACGACGCCGGACGCATTATCCGTGTCCGCATCCGACGTTCCACATCCTCCACCCCACCATCATCCTCCGTGGGGGTAACCCCACGCGCCTCCAATCTCTCCAACGCCGAGATATTCTGCATCAACACACCCCACGAGTTCGGGCTCGGGTTTCGACCCTTCAGCCCGAGGATCTCGGGTTACGCTTCGTCTGACGCATATTCCCTCCAACCCACCCCAAGAGCTTCGAGCTTCAACGAAATGAATTCAACCGCCACGAGCCCCGCCGCGGGTAAGGTTTCCAGTCTGCCATCACCGGTGGTGAAAATCCTGTGGGAGTCGCCGTCGGAGGGGTCCAGAG ATAAAGATCTTAGCTTTAGAGACTGCATAAAGATTCCAGTGGAAGAGGGATATGATATGAAAGGTGAACCGGCCAATCACGAAATGCCACGTGCTGTAGTTATGCTAAGAATTATATTAATCGTGGTTGGAAGGAAGCTTTCGCGTAATCCAAATACCTATTCCAGCGTTTTAGGCCTTTTATGGTCTCTCATATCCTTTAA ATGGAAAGTGGCAATGCCGAGTGTGGTGAAATACTCGATCAAAATCATATCGGATGCAGGGCTTGGGATGGCCATGTTCAGTTTGG GGTTGTTCATGGCACTCCAgcctcgaataatcgcttgCGGCTTAAAGATGGGAGCCATATCGATGGTGATCAGATTTATCGGCGGTCCGATGTTGATGTCTGGGGCGTCTCTAGCCATCGGGCTTAAAGGAGTGCACCTCCACGCGGCCATAGTTCAg
- the LOC140971605 gene encoding auxin efflux carrier component 6-like isoform X1, with product MISADDFYKVMCAMAPLYFAMLLAYVSVKWCNIFSQEQCSGINRFVAVFAVPVLSFHFISQNNPYEMDTKFILADTVSKVSVLVLLSVWCIFRGKSEWLITIFSVSTLPNTLVMGIPLLRAMYGEFTQSIMVQLVVLQCIIWYTLLLFLFEYRAATILIQTQFPGGTAAAVTKFDIDNDVISLDGRNPLCTDSEIDDAGRIIRVRIRRSTSSTPPSSSVGVTPRASNLSNAEIFCINTPHEFGLGFRPFSPRISGYASSDAYSLQPTPRASSFNEMNSTATSPAAGKVSSLPSPVVKILWESPSEGSRGNVNIGDKDLSFRDCIKIPVEEGYDMKGEPANHEMPRAVVMLRIILIVVGRKLSRNPNTYSSVLGLLWSLISFKWKVAMPSVVKYSIKIISDAGLGMAMFSLGLFMALQPRIIACGLKMGAISMVIRFIGGPMLMSGASLAIGLKGVHLHAAIVQAALPQGIVPFVFAREYGLHPDILSTGVIFGMLISLPITILYYILLGL from the exons atgattagcGCAGATGATTTCTACAAGGTCATGTGCGCTATGGCGCCTCTCTACTTCGCAATGCTCCTGGCCTACGTATCAGTCAAATGGTGCAACATATTCTCTCAGGAGCAATGCTCAGGAATCAACCGATTCGTTGCGGTTTTCGCGGTTCCGGTTCTATCGTTTCATTTCATATCACAGAACAACCCTTACGAAATGGACACCAAGTTCATATTGGCGGACACCGTCTCTAAGGTTTCTgtgcttgttttgctgtcagtTTGGTGCATTTTTAGAGGGAAATCGGAGTGGTTGATTACTATTTTCTCGGTCTCAACTTTGCCAAATACATTGGTTATGGGGATACCTTTGCTTAGAGCCATGTACGGGGAGTTCACACAGAGCATCATGGTTCAATTGGTTGTGCTTCAATGTATTATCTG GTACACACTGCTGCTCTTCCTCTTTGAATACAGAGCTGCAACTATACTAATACAAACCCAATTCCCCGGCGGAACCGCCGCCGCCGTAACCAAATTCGACATCGACAATGACGTCATCTCTCTGGACGGCCGGAACCCACTCTGCACAGACTCCGAAATCGACGACGCCGGACGCATTATCCGTGTCCGCATCCGACGTTCCACATCCTCCACCCCACCATCATCCTCCGTGGGGGTAACCCCACGCGCCTCCAATCTCTCCAACGCCGAGATATTCTGCATCAACACACCCCACGAGTTCGGGCTCGGGTTTCGACCCTTCAGCCCGAGGATCTCGGGTTACGCTTCGTCTGACGCATATTCCCTCCAACCCACCCCAAGAGCTTCGAGCTTCAACGAAATGAATTCAACCGCCACGAGCCCCGCCGCGGGTAAGGTTTCCAGTCTGCCATCACCGGTGGTGAAAATCCTGTGGGAGTCGCCGTCGGAGGGGTCCAGAGGTAATGTTAACATCGGAG ATAAAGATCTTAGCTTTAGAGACTGCATAAAGATTCCAGTGGAAGAGGGATATGATATGAAAGGTGAACCGGCCAATCACGAAATGCCACGTGCTGTAGTTATGCTAAGAATTATATTAATCGTGGTTGGAAGGAAGCTTTCGCGTAATCCAAATACCTATTCCAGCGTTTTAGGCCTTTTATGGTCTCTCATATCCTTTAA ATGGAAAGTGGCAATGCCGAGTGTGGTGAAATACTCGATCAAAATCATATCGGATGCAGGGCTTGGGATGGCCATGTTCAGTTTGG GGTTGTTCATGGCACTCCAgcctcgaataatcgcttgCGGCTTAAAGATGGGAGCCATATCGATGGTGATCAGATTTATCGGCGGTCCGATGTTGATGTCTGGGGCGTCTCTAGCCATCGGGCTTAAAGGAGTGCACCTCCACGCGGCCATAGTTCAg
- the LOC140971605 gene encoding auxin efflux carrier component 6-like isoform X3, translated as MISADDFYKVMCAMAPLYFAMLLAYVSVKWCNIFSQEQCSGINRFVAVFAVPVLSFHFISQNNPYEMDTKFILADTVSKVSVLVLLSVWCIFRGKSEWLITIFSVSTLPNTLVMGIPLLRAMYGEFTQSIMVQLVVLQCIIWYTLLLFLFEYRAATILIQTQFPGGTAAAVTKFDIDNDVISLDGRNPLCTDSEIDDAGRIIRVRIRRSTSSTPPSSSVGVTPRASNLSNAEIFCINTPHEFGLGFRPFSPRISGYASSDAYSLQPTPRASSFNEMNSTATSPAAGKVSSLPSPVVKILWESPSEGSRGNVNIGDKDLSFRDCIKIPVEEGYDMKGEPANHEMPRAVVMLRIILIVVGRKLSRNPNTYSSVLGLLWSLISFKWKVAMPSVVKYSIKIISDAGLGMAMFSLGLFMALQPRIIACGLKMGAISMVIRFIGGPMLMSGASLAIGLKGVHLHAAIVQLFPKGLYHLYLLENMGCIQTY; from the exons atgattagcGCAGATGATTTCTACAAGGTCATGTGCGCTATGGCGCCTCTCTACTTCGCAATGCTCCTGGCCTACGTATCAGTCAAATGGTGCAACATATTCTCTCAGGAGCAATGCTCAGGAATCAACCGATTCGTTGCGGTTTTCGCGGTTCCGGTTCTATCGTTTCATTTCATATCACAGAACAACCCTTACGAAATGGACACCAAGTTCATATTGGCGGACACCGTCTCTAAGGTTTCTgtgcttgttttgctgtcagtTTGGTGCATTTTTAGAGGGAAATCGGAGTGGTTGATTACTATTTTCTCGGTCTCAACTTTGCCAAATACATTGGTTATGGGGATACCTTTGCTTAGAGCCATGTACGGGGAGTTCACACAGAGCATCATGGTTCAATTGGTTGTGCTTCAATGTATTATCTG GTACACACTGCTGCTCTTCCTCTTTGAATACAGAGCTGCAACTATACTAATACAAACCCAATTCCCCGGCGGAACCGCCGCCGCCGTAACCAAATTCGACATCGACAATGACGTCATCTCTCTGGACGGCCGGAACCCACTCTGCACAGACTCCGAAATCGACGACGCCGGACGCATTATCCGTGTCCGCATCCGACGTTCCACATCCTCCACCCCACCATCATCCTCCGTGGGGGTAACCCCACGCGCCTCCAATCTCTCCAACGCCGAGATATTCTGCATCAACACACCCCACGAGTTCGGGCTCGGGTTTCGACCCTTCAGCCCGAGGATCTCGGGTTACGCTTCGTCTGACGCATATTCCCTCCAACCCACCCCAAGAGCTTCGAGCTTCAACGAAATGAATTCAACCGCCACGAGCCCCGCCGCGGGTAAGGTTTCCAGTCTGCCATCACCGGTGGTGAAAATCCTGTGGGAGTCGCCGTCGGAGGGGTCCAGAGGTAATGTTAACATCGGAG ATAAAGATCTTAGCTTTAGAGACTGCATAAAGATTCCAGTGGAAGAGGGATATGATATGAAAGGTGAACCGGCCAATCACGAAATGCCACGTGCTGTAGTTATGCTAAGAATTATATTAATCGTGGTTGGAAGGAAGCTTTCGCGTAATCCAAATACCTATTCCAGCGTTTTAGGCCTTTTATGGTCTCTCATATCCTTTAA ATGGAAAGTGGCAATGCCGAGTGTGGTGAAATACTCGATCAAAATCATATCGGATGCAGGGCTTGGGATGGCCATGTTCAGTTTGG GGTTGTTCATGGCACTCCAgcctcgaataatcgcttgCGGCTTAAAGATGGGAGCCATATCGATGGTGATCAGATTTATCGGCGGTCCGATGTTGATGTCTGGGGCGTCTCTAGCCATCGGGCTTAAAGGAGTGCACCTCCACGCGGCCATAGTTCAg